Proteins encoded in a region of the Mucilaginibacter sabulilitoris genome:
- a CDS encoding DoxX family protein, which produces MSKIFETSGSWSAAITRLTISLILLPHGAQKLLGIFGGMGFTNTMQYFTQVVHLPWLIGFIVIITEFAGSIMLLLGLATRIIAGLVIILFIGIIITHHWQAGFFMDWFGANPKGFEGIEFDLLMIGLAISLVISGGGKLSVDQTFI; this is translated from the coding sequence ATGAGCAAAATTTTTGAAACATCGGGCAGTTGGTCTGCAGCGATTACACGTTTAACTATCTCACTTATATTACTACCTCATGGGGCGCAAAAACTACTTGGTATTTTTGGCGGCATGGGCTTTACCAACACCATGCAATACTTTACCCAGGTAGTTCATTTACCATGGCTTATTGGCTTTATAGTTATCATAACTGAGTTTGCCGGTTCTATTATGCTTTTATTGGGTTTGGCTACCCGAATAATTGCAGGGCTTGTAATTATATTGTTTATAGGCATCATTATTACCCATCACTGGCAGGCCGGTTTTTTTATGGATTGGTTTGGTGCCAACCCTAAAGGTTTTGAAGGAATTGAATTTGATTTACTGATGATTGGTTTAGCAATATCCCTTGTAATAAGCGGTGGAGGTAAACTTTCCGTAGATCAGACTTTCATATAA
- a CDS encoding DUF2238 domain-containing protein → MKKYYILIFLFIVGLIISGINPHDYFTWILEVFPAILGFMVLIITFKRFRFSYFTYVMILFHCYVLFVGGHYTYAEVPLFNWIKEAFNQGRNNYDKLGHFTQGFVPAMIVRELFIRLHVIQKKTWISFLTVCVCLSISACYEFLEWLVVIVSGQSGDAFLGTQGYIWDTQSDMFYAMIGAICMVVFVPKFQDKAIANL, encoded by the coding sequence ATGAAAAAATATTACATATTAATTTTTCTATTCATTGTCGGTCTAATTATATCCGGAATAAATCCTCATGATTATTTTACCTGGATATTGGAAGTCTTTCCGGCTATTTTAGGTTTTATGGTTCTGATAATTACGTTTAAGCGTTTCCGCTTCAGTTATTTTACCTACGTGATGATATTATTTCATTGCTATGTATTGTTTGTTGGCGGGCATTATACTTATGCCGAAGTCCCTTTATTTAACTGGATAAAGGAGGCGTTTAACCAAGGCCGAAATAATTATGATAAACTTGGTCATTTTACCCAGGGTTTTGTACCGGCAATGATTGTACGGGAGCTATTTATCCGCTTGCATGTTATACAGAAAAAGACCTGGATATCGTTTTTAACTGTATGCGTTTGCTTAAGCATTAGCGCATGTTATGAGTTTTTAGAATGGCTCGTAGTCATCGTATCCGGACAATCTGGCGATGCATTTTTAGGGACCCAGGGGTATATATGGGATACCCAGTCGGACATGTTTTACGCCATGATAGGCGCCATTTGCATGGTGGTATTTGTACCTAAATTTCAGGATAAAGCTATCGCTAATCTCTAA
- a CDS encoding Crp/Fnr family transcriptional regulator: protein MNLLLQHIHQHSKLTADEDTLVLSNFKTKKLKKNEYLLRANEVCRYESFIIKGCLKAYTLDEQGAEHIALFGVENWYVGDLYSFLTAQPSTLYIAALEDTEILQIDKSTLDKLLTDVPTMERYFRILFQNAFVATQARAIEAISLTAEQRYEIFLKRYPNINQRIPQYLIASYLGITPQFLSKIRKKKT, encoded by the coding sequence ATGAATTTGCTGTTACAGCACATTCATCAGCATTCCAAACTTACAGCTGATGAAGACACTCTTGTGCTTTCAAATTTTAAAACAAAAAAACTTAAAAAGAACGAATACTTATTAAGGGCGAATGAGGTTTGCAGGTATGAGAGCTTTATTATCAAAGGATGCTTAAAGGCTTATACGCTTGATGAACAAGGCGCGGAACATATAGCCCTTTTTGGCGTGGAAAACTGGTATGTCGGTGATCTGTATAGTTTTTTAACGGCCCAACCCTCTACACTTTATATAGCAGCACTGGAAGACACCGAGATTTTACAAATAGATAAAAGCACCCTCGACAAATTACTAACAGATGTGCCCACAATGGAGCGGTACTTCCGGATACTTTTCCAAAACGCATTTGTTGCCACGCAGGCGCGCGCTATAGAAGCCATTAGCCTAACAGCCGAGCAGCGTTATGAAATTTTCCTGAAACGTTACCCCAACATTAACCAGCGCATCCCGCAATATCTCATAGCTTCATACCTGGGTATAACACCGCAGTTTTTAAGTAAAATACGCAAGAAAAAAACATGA
- a CDS encoding alkaline phosphatase, with protein sequence MNKLIKGTTVLGLLLGISITSYAQKQSYTVADAHSHNDYKNSIPFLRAYEKGFGSIEADVFAVNGQLMVAHDKKDITASRSLKNLYINPLIEKFKRDTQRQLRLLIEIKEDHKAILPLVIKELKPLEQYFSYPGHPGRLSIVMTGAVPPPAEFSNYPDWISFDVDHLDGFNPEQWKRIGLVSFPFGKYMKWNGKGVLNHEEISKIKAGIDSVHNTGKKVRFWETPDTKSSWLALIRLGVDVIGTDKIEELGDFLNNKQKDEYHAAAPYPVYHPTYNSDGAAKKVKNVILCIGDGMGLSQIYSTYTANRGQLNIFQMQNIGFSVTNAADAYITDSAAGGTAFATGQKTNDRAVGVDASGKPLKSLAVYSAEAGKKTADIAACELTDATPAVFYAHQSERSNMTAIANDMVSTPIDILLGSGSQYFTQKVNGETPLDKLKQKGYTIIRNFDEFLNSPAQKIVALVDDSVTRPKMEGRGDYLAKALKKVTTTFKSNPQGFFMMIEGSQIDNGGHNNNLKQVVTENADFDRMVGDALRFADEDGETLVIVTADHETGGLTLLDGSIANGYVWGNFSTNDHTGTPVPVFAYGPHSGDFKGVYPNTDIFNKLLALIKAK encoded by the coding sequence ATGAATAAACTTATAAAAGGAACTACCGTATTGGGGCTATTGTTAGGTATTAGCATAACCTCATATGCACAAAAACAATCATATACCGTTGCCGACGCGCACTCTCATAACGATTATAAAAACAGTATCCCCTTTTTAAGAGCCTACGAAAAAGGGTTTGGCTCAATTGAGGCCGACGTGTTTGCGGTTAACGGACAACTTATGGTAGCTCATGATAAAAAGGATATAACCGCCAGCAGATCATTAAAAAACTTATATATCAATCCTTTAATTGAAAAGTTTAAGCGTGATACCCAAAGGCAGCTGCGTTTGCTTATTGAGATAAAAGAAGATCATAAAGCCATATTGCCCCTGGTTATAAAAGAATTGAAACCACTGGAACAGTATTTTTCATATCCTGGCCACCCTGGCCGGTTATCTATTGTGATGACGGGCGCGGTGCCTCCGCCGGCTGAATTTAGCAACTATCCCGATTGGATTTCGTTTGATGTTGATCACCTGGATGGTTTTAATCCTGAACAGTGGAAAAGAATAGGTTTGGTGAGCTTCCCGTTTGGTAAATACATGAAATGGAATGGTAAAGGGGTATTAAATCATGAAGAGATCAGCAAGATAAAAGCCGGTATTGACAGTGTACACAACACAGGCAAAAAAGTCCGTTTCTGGGAAACGCCCGATACAAAAAGCAGCTGGCTGGCTTTGATCAGGTTGGGTGTTGATGTGATAGGTACCGATAAGATTGAAGAGCTTGGTGATTTCCTGAACAACAAACAAAAAGATGAATATCATGCAGCTGCGCCTTACCCGGTTTACCATCCAACCTACAACTCAGATGGGGCGGCCAAAAAGGTTAAAAATGTCATTTTATGTATTGGCGACGGTATGGGATTATCGCAGATCTATTCAACCTATACGGCTAACCGCGGACAGTTGAATATATTCCAGATGCAGAATATAGGTTTCTCTGTAACCAACGCTGCTGATGCTTATATTACAGATTCGGCCGCAGGGGGTACAGCCTTTGCCACCGGCCAAAAAACAAACGATCGGGCAGTAGGAGTTGATGCATCAGGCAAACCGTTAAAATCGTTGGCAGTTTACAGTGCTGAGGCAGGAAAAAAAACTGCAGACATTGCTGCTTGTGAATTAACTGACGCTACACCGGCTGTTTTTTATGCACATCAATCAGAACGTAGCAATATGACAGCAATTGCTAACGATATGGTGTCAACCCCGATTGATATTTTGTTAGGTTCTGGTTCTCAATATTTCACTCAAAAAGTCAATGGCGAAACACCATTAGATAAGTTGAAACAAAAGGGATATACCATTATTCGCAATTTTGATGAATTTTTAAATTCGCCGGCTCAAAAGATCGTTGCATTGGTTGACGATAGCGTAACCCGGCCAAAAATGGAAGGCAGGGGAGACTATTTAGCAAAGGCTTTAAAAAAGGTAACAACTACTTTTAAAAGCAATCCACAGGGCTTTTTTATGATGATTGAAGGTTCGCAGATAGATAATGGCGGCCATAACAACAACCTGAAGCAGGTGGTTACCGAAAATGCAGATTTTGATCGCATGGTAGGTGATGCCTTGCGCTTTGCCGATGAAGACGGTGAAACACTGGTTATTGTTACTGCCGATCATGAAACTGGCGGCTTAACACTGCTTGATGGTAGTATAGCTAACGGTTATGTTTGGGGCAATTTTAGCACCAATGACCATACAGGTACCCCGGTACCGGTTTTTGCTTACGGACCTCACTCCGGCGATTTTAAAGGTGTTTATCCTAATACAGATATTTTTAACAAATTACTCGCGCTCATCAAAGCAAAATAA
- a CDS encoding helix-turn-helix domain-containing protein — MSMTLQWFMIYSFVNGMEKHDFLQTRMDRELKDSFSITHLSKQYFDNLLVCRANYNRVFILETGNGTLQVDDVIYKVNGSELFLVAKAQLYAFGPGTEITGYELSFGDCFWEKAPGSASNCKAVLFNNAAANQQLPLSDTDYTEVNGLFKLLHLEFIKDDYSNKLDALAAYLKIIMIKIANVNASLVNGYDSYENQLYRRFVELVSQQYQTTHEVADFALQLGVSARKLSDLCRRCSGKGAKDIINGQVIAEAKRSLQFSSKPVKEIAFHLNFSTPDQFSHFFKKNTQVSPNDYRGHFVNIGM, encoded by the coding sequence ATGAGTATGACGCTTCAGTGGTTCATGATTTATAGCTTTGTTAACGGTATGGAAAAGCACGATTTTTTGCAAACACGTATGGATAGGGAGTTAAAAGATTCCTTCTCCATAACTCACTTGTCAAAACAGTATTTTGATAACCTGCTTGTTTGCCGCGCCAATTATAACCGTGTTTTTATATTGGAGACGGGTAACGGCACACTTCAGGTTGATGATGTTATTTACAAGGTTAATGGTAGCGAGTTGTTTTTAGTGGCTAAAGCACAGTTATATGCCTTTGGCCCGGGTACAGAGATAACAGGCTACGAGCTTTCTTTTGGGGATTGCTTTTGGGAAAAAGCTCCCGGCAGCGCCAGTAACTGCAAAGCAGTATTGTTTAATAACGCAGCTGCCAATCAGCAATTACCGTTAAGTGATACTGATTACACTGAAGTAAATGGTTTATTTAAGCTGTTACATCTGGAATTTATAAAAGATGATTACTCTAATAAGCTGGATGCGCTGGCTGCTTACCTAAAGATTATAATGATCAAGATAGCCAATGTTAATGCATCTCTGGTAAATGGGTATGATAGTTACGAAAATCAGCTTTATCGCAGGTTTGTGGAGTTGGTTAGTCAGCAATATCAAACTACTCATGAGGTGGCCGATTTCGCCCTGCAATTAGGTGTTTCGGCTCGTAAATTGTCTGATCTGTGCCGGCGCTGTAGTGGTAAAGGAGCTAAGGATATAATTAACGGACAGGTAATTGCTGAGGCCAAGCGCTCATTGCAATTCTCGTCCAAGCCGGTAAAAGAGATAGCCTTTCATCTCAATTTTTCTACACCCGATCAGTTCAGTCATTTTTTCAAGAAAAATACTCAGGTATCGCCCAATGATTACCGCGGCCATTTTGTAAATATTGGCATGTGA
- a CDS encoding AraC family transcriptional regulator, giving the protein MQTTLDSKLIDTLRDLPDMIPVMREFYESWTIKVFNREQHECRNYLSPNRREFYKVLMITKGAGVFTMGLNTYYIEEPTLLFIHPNDIISWKNLSDQSGGYYVLFKKSFISEHPQLKATIDKFGLFTEKHKSVIRLAEHEIPVLNQLFISMKNEELSDSEFKEDAMQAYLQLLMVESMKVARYPKPDAVNEEYNHIHQFFNLLEKETSGINYENPIRLKTAKEFASDLAVHPNHLNALLKKHTGQNVSTHIRNRLLEEAKVLLLQTDWTLQNISYSIGFAEQPSFNLFFKKNTGVTPTEFRKAYQS; this is encoded by the coding sequence ATGCAAACCACATTAGACAGCAAACTCATTGATACTCTGCGTGACCTGCCCGATATGATACCGGTTATGCGTGAGTTTTATGAAAGCTGGACTATTAAGGTGTTTAACCGCGAACAGCATGAATGCCGTAATTACCTGTCGCCCAACAGACGAGAGTTTTATAAAGTTTTAATGATAACTAAAGGCGCTGGAGTATTTACTATGGGCCTTAATACCTACTATATTGAAGAGCCAACCCTCTTGTTTATTCATCCCAATGATATTATTTCCTGGAAAAACCTTTCAGACCAGTCAGGCGGATATTACGTACTTTTCAAAAAATCATTTATCAGCGAACACCCGCAGCTAAAAGCCACAATTGATAAATTCGGCTTATTTACCGAAAAGCATAAAAGTGTGATCCGCCTGGCAGAACATGAAATTCCTGTGCTTAATCAACTGTTCATCAGCATGAAAAATGAAGAACTGTCTGACAGTGAATTTAAGGAAGATGCCATGCAGGCCTATTTACAGCTATTGATGGTAGAAAGTATGAAAGTAGCCCGCTACCCGAAACCCGATGCGGTGAATGAAGAGTATAACCACATACACCAGTTTTTTAACCTGCTCGAAAAGGAAACATCAGGCATTAACTATGAAAACCCGATACGTTTAAAAACTGCCAAAGAATTTGCGTCCGATTTAGCGGTACATCCCAATCATTTAAACGCGTTATTAAAAAAACATACCGGGCAAAATGTAAGTACCCATATCCGCAACCGGCTGCTTGAAGAAGCCAAGGTGCTCCTGTTACAAACCGACTGGACCTTGCAAAATATAAGCTACAGTATAGGCTTTGCCGAACAGCCCAGCTTCAACCTGTTCTTTAAAAAAAACACCGGAGTTACCCCAACCGAGTTCAGGAAAGCGTATCAATCCTGA
- a CDS encoding HD domain-containing protein codes for MSVNKVKSLAGISIPDSAIASQATELLLEHGTEFIYNHSLRVFLFASLNGKRDNLQYDPELLYVSSVFHDLGLTKHYSSPDLRFEVDGANAARDFLKSHGLPKESLQLVWDTIALHTTIGIAEHKEPEVALMYSGVGLDVMGEGYENLNAEHREEIIYAFPRNDFKKNIIPTFFSGFEHKTETTFGNIKADVCAFMIPNFHRKNFCDCILHSPWSE; via the coding sequence ATGTCAGTAAACAAAGTAAAATCATTAGCTGGGATCAGCATTCCCGATAGCGCCATTGCCAGCCAGGCCACAGAACTTTTGCTGGAGCACGGCACAGAGTTTATTTATAACCACTCTTTGCGCGTATTCCTTTTTGCTTCACTAAACGGAAAACGAGATAACTTACAATATGATCCTGAACTGCTTTATGTGAGCTCGGTATTTCATGACCTGGGTTTAACTAAACATTACAGCAGCCCCGATCTGCGTTTTGAAGTAGATGGTGCCAATGCCGCCCGTGATTTCCTGAAAAGCCACGGCTTGCCAAAAGAGTCATTACAACTGGTGTGGGATACTATAGCGCTGCATACCACTATTGGTATTGCCGAGCATAAGGAGCCGGAAGTTGCGCTCATGTACTCGGGTGTTGGGCTGGACGTAATGGGTGAAGGTTACGAAAATTTGAACGCAGAGCATCGGGAGGAAATTATATATGCATTTCCGCGTAACGATTTTAAGAAAAACATTATCCCCACTTTCTTTAGCGGATTTGAGCATAAAACCGAAACTACTTTTGGTAATATTAAAGCCGATGTGTGCGCTTTTATGATCCCGAACTTTCATCGTAAAAACTTTTGCGATTGTATCCTGCATTCGCCCTGGAGTGAATAA
- a CDS encoding NAD(P)/FAD-dependent oxidoreductase: protein MSTPKTIPTATGNVQNAVKKIVIVGGGFAGINLAEQVAKNKNYQVILLDKNNYNYFPPLLYQVATSFLDASDISYPFRKLFRNKRISYRMAEVVKIDPASQTVHLTDEELKYDYLVFASGARINFFGMENVQRNAIPMKTIDDALHMRNTLLQTMEEAAMTQDREERKKLLTIVVAGGGPTGVEIAGMLAEMKKNIFLKDYPELKGTPGGIYIVDGGKNLLGPMSEKTHQEAYKVLTELGVKVKLNTQVKDFDQHKVTLSTGETIEAKTLIWAAGITANTFDGIPETSLGIGRRMITDEFNKVTGLDNVYAIGDASVQITDERYPKGHPQLAQVAIQQGRNLAKNFIAMIKYKPLSPFHYFDKGDMAIIGRNKAVVDLFKNKLHIGGIMALFMWLFIHLISLVNYRNKLKTLYNWATAYLSKDQSLRMIFRS, encoded by the coding sequence ATGAGCACTCCTAAAACTATACCGACAGCTACTGGCAATGTCCAAAATGCTGTTAAAAAAATTGTTATTGTTGGAGGTGGATTTGCAGGGATTAACCTTGCCGAACAAGTAGCCAAAAACAAAAACTACCAGGTTATTTTGCTTGATAAAAACAACTATAATTACTTCCCTCCTCTGCTTTACCAGGTGGCTACCAGCTTTCTTGATGCATCAGATATCAGCTATCCGTTCCGCAAATTATTCCGGAATAAAAGGATCAGCTATCGCATGGCCGAAGTAGTAAAGATAGACCCAGCGTCACAGACAGTACATTTAACAGACGAAGAGCTTAAATATGATTACCTGGTATTTGCATCAGGTGCCCGCATAAACTTTTTTGGGATGGAAAATGTTCAGCGCAACGCCATCCCTATGAAAACCATTGACGATGCCCTGCATATGCGTAATACGCTGCTTCAAACTATGGAAGAAGCTGCTATGACGCAAGACCGCGAAGAACGGAAAAAACTCCTTACCATTGTTGTTGCCGGCGGCGGCCCAACAGGTGTGGAAATAGCAGGTATGCTGGCCGAAATGAAGAAAAACATCTTCCTGAAAGATTATCCGGAACTGAAGGGTACTCCGGGTGGAATTTATATTGTTGATGGCGGTAAAAACCTGTTAGGCCCCATGAGCGAAAAAACGCATCAGGAAGCTTACAAGGTTTTAACCGAACTGGGTGTAAAAGTAAAATTAAATACCCAGGTAAAGGATTTCGATCAACACAAAGTTACCCTGTCAACCGGCGAAACTATTGAAGCAAAAACGTTGATATGGGCTGCAGGCATTACCGCCAATACTTTTGATGGCATCCCGGAAACCAGTCTGGGCATTGGCCGCAGAATGATAACCGACGAATTTAATAAGGTTACAGGCCTGGACAACGTTTATGCCATTGGCGATGCCAGCGTGCAGATAACCGATGAACGCTATCCTAAAGGACACCCGCAATTAGCACAGGTGGCTATACAGCAGGGCCGGAACCTGGCGAAAAACTTTATTGCCATGATTAAATATAAACCGCTAAGCCCTTTTCATTATTTCGACAAAGGCGATATGGCTATTATCGGCCGTAATAAAGCGGTAGTCGACTTGTTTAAAAACAAGTTGCATATTGGCGGTATCATGGCTTTGTTCATGTGGTTGTTTATCCACTTAATTTCGCTGGTAAATTACCGCAATAAGCTAAAAACCCTTTATAACTGGGCAACGGCCTACCTGTCAAAAGACCAGTCGTTGCGAATGATATTCAGATCATAA
- a CDS encoding arylsulfatase: protein MIKRISLYAVALLIGCLFMFFKKPVNNNPKDSRPSIVIIMADDLGFSDIGCYGSEIHTPNIDYLAAHGLRYTRFYNTSRCCPTRASLLTGLYNQRAGIGNMTDQEDEPGYLGHLSENSVTIAEVLKSAGYHTAMSGKWHVSNTIGQKDAKEQLKWLNHQAYYDTFSPLAQYPTSRGFEKFFGTIWGVIDYFDPFSLVSGTTPIRNVPKNYYHTDAINDTAAAYIKQFSKEDKPFFLYVAENAPHWPLMALPEDIAKYKDTYKVGWDSIRARRYNKQVKAGLIDPIKTPLSPRWGDNLRWEDNPDKDWDAAAMAVHAAMIDRMDQGIGRIIKALKETGRLDNTLIVFLSDNGASNENCTAYGPGFDRPDQTRTGEKIVYDLKKQVISGKETSYASIGQRWANVANTPYRYWKAESFEGGIHTPMIAFWPEGITVKGGSLSNQLGHVKDFMATFVAVAKAKYPTQYKGLAVIPTQGQSLAGSFKGHITTDEPLFNEHFGARYVRYQDWKLVSLAKDTTWNLFHIADDETETKEVSAKYPDRVKQMAFMWHQWAAENNVYPKPHSK from the coding sequence ATGATAAAAAGGATCAGCTTATATGCCGTGGCATTATTGATCGGATGCCTGTTTATGTTCTTTAAAAAGCCGGTTAATAATAACCCTAAAGACAGCAGGCCTAGTATTGTGATAATTATGGCCGATGACCTTGGCTTTTCTGATATTGGTTGTTACGGTTCTGAAATACACACGCCCAATATTGATTATCTGGCAGCTCATGGTTTGCGATACACACGTTTCTATAATACTTCTCGTTGCTGCCCAACACGGGCCTCGCTGCTAACGGGTTTATATAACCAGCGGGCCGGAATAGGCAATATGACCGATCAGGAAGATGAGCCGGGTTATCTTGGTCATTTATCCGAAAATTCCGTTACCATAGCAGAAGTTTTAAAAAGCGCGGGTTATCATACTGCCATGTCCGGAAAATGGCATGTCTCAAATACTATTGGCCAGAAGGATGCCAAAGAGCAATTGAAATGGCTTAATCATCAGGCTTATTATGACACCTTTTCACCGCTGGCTCAATATCCAACCAGTCGCGGATTTGAAAAGTTCTTCGGAACCATATGGGGCGTAATTGATTATTTTGACCCGTTTAGTTTGGTAAGCGGAACAACGCCCATAAGAAATGTTCCTAAAAACTATTATCATACCGATGCTATAAATGATACTGCTGCTGCTTATATAAAGCAGTTTAGCAAAGAAGATAAACCCTTCTTTTTGTATGTGGCAGAAAACGCGCCTCACTGGCCGTTGATGGCATTACCCGAGGACATAGCCAAATATAAAGACACCTATAAAGTTGGATGGGATAGCATCCGCGCACGTCGTTACAATAAACAGGTAAAAGCAGGATTGATCGATCCGATTAAAACCCCGCTTTCACCACGATGGGGAGATAATTTGAGATGGGAAGATAACCCTGATAAAGACTGGGACGCAGCTGCCATGGCTGTGCATGCTGCGATGATTGACCGGATGGATCAGGGGATAGGACGCATCATAAAAGCATTAAAAGAAACCGGCCGGCTTGATAATACATTGATTGTTTTTTTAAGTGATAACGGCGCCAGTAATGAAAACTGTACAGCTTACGGCCCAGGCTTTGACCGACCGGATCAAACACGGACAGGGGAGAAGATTGTTTATGATCTGAAAAAACAAGTTATCTCCGGTAAGGAAACCTCTTACGCCTCTATAGGTCAAAGGTGGGCCAACGTAGCCAACACGCCTTATCGGTACTGGAAAGCAGAATCATTTGAGGGAGGGATACATACGCCTATGATAGCGTTTTGGCCCGAAGGCATAACTGTTAAAGGTGGAAGTTTGTCAAACCAGCTTGGCCATGTTAAAGATTTTATGGCAACGTTTGTAGCTGTTGCAAAAGCAAAGTATCCCACCCAATATAAAGGGCTTGCAGTTATACCTACTCAGGGGCAAAGCCTTGCCGGTTCATTCAAAGGCCATATTACTACTGACGAACCGCTGTTTAACGAGCACTTTGGCGCCCGTTACGTTCGGTATCAGGACTGGAAACTGGTTTCACTGGCCAAAGATACCACATGGAATCTGTTCCACATTGCAGACGATGAAACAGAGACTAAAGAAGTTTCTGCCAAATATCCCGATAGGGTAAAACAAATGGCATTTATGTGGCATCAGTGGGCTGCGGAAAATAATGTTTATCCAAAGCCTCATTCAAAATAA
- a CDS encoding FAD-dependent monooxygenase — MANDNINNRNILISGASIAGPALAYWLNQYGFNVTIVEKSPELRKGGYRIDIRGAATEVASRMGILNKVKELNTAMRGSSFIHANGKRYANLKDPNLFGMRQSTDIEIMRGELSGILYAETNDQTEYIFDDSITDITQTDELVTVTFKNGGQRDFDLVVAADGLRSNVRTLAFDKENINVDHLGYYVSIFTTPNFFDLDHWELSYPGLDKTVNVYSTGNNQEAKAFFMFAAPEANYDHRDIAQQKQMVIDQFKNEGSAISRILNAIHDTPDFYFDSISQVKTDSLSNGRVVLLGDAGYCPSPASGQGSSLALVGAYVLAGELAAAGDYQIAFKTYESQMRWFVKANQKLGATVLKEMVAKSKTQLWLQTTMMSILLKLPGKERILRGFMKEMQLAVDEAANAIELRDYARYHLQAIKSDHF, encoded by the coding sequence ATGGCAAACGACAACATAAATAACCGGAATATTTTAATATCGGGAGCAAGCATAGCCGGACCGGCATTAGCTTATTGGTTAAATCAATACGGATTTAATGTTACCATTGTTGAAAAGTCGCCCGAGCTCCGAAAAGGAGGATACAGGATCGATATTCGGGGAGCGGCTACTGAAGTGGCAAGTCGTATGGGCATTTTAAATAAAGTAAAAGAATTAAATACCGCAATGCGTGGTTCGTCATTTATACATGCAAATGGCAAGCGCTATGCAAACCTGAAAGATCCCAACTTATTTGGTATGCGGCAGAGTACCGACATAGAGATTATGCGCGGTGAATTATCGGGCATCTTGTATGCCGAAACTAACGATCAAACCGAATATATTTTCGATGATTCCATTACAGATATTACCCAAACTGATGAACTGGTAACTGTCACTTTTAAGAACGGAGGGCAGCGCGATTTTGATTTGGTAGTAGCAGCTGATGGCTTACGGTCAAATGTGCGGACGCTGGCGTTTGACAAGGAAAATATTAACGTTGATCATTTAGGATATTATGTGTCTATTTTCACTACTCCCAACTTTTTTGATCTCGATCACTGGGAATTGAGTTATCCGGGCCTTGATAAAACTGTAAATGTATACAGCACAGGCAACAATCAGGAGGCCAAGGCTTTTTTCATGTTTGCTGCCCCCGAAGCCAATTATGATCATCGTGACATAGCGCAACAAAAACAAATGGTAATTGACCAGTTTAAAAATGAAGGTTCAGCCATTTCGCGAATATTAAATGCTATTCATGATACGCCCGATTTTTATTTTGATTCGATAAGTCAGGTAAAAACGGATAGTTTATCAAATGGCAGGGTTGTTTTGCTTGGCGACGCGGGCTATTGCCCCTCGCCTGCTTCTGGCCAGGGCAGCAGTCTCGCGTTAGTTGGCGCTTATGTTTTGGCCGGTGAACTCGCCGCCGCCGGGGATTATCAAATAGCCTTTAAAACTTACGAAAGCCAGATGAGGTGGTTTGTTAAAGCTAACCAAAAGCTTGGTGCCACCGTTTTAAAAGAAATGGTAGCCAAATCAAAAACACAACTCTGGTTACAAACTACTATGATGAGCATTTTACTTAAACTGCCCGGGAAAGAGCGCATATTGCGCGGTTTTATGAAAGAAATGCAGCTTGCCGTTGATGAAGCTGCAAATGCCATTGAGTTACGGGACTATGCCCGTTATCATTTGCAGGCAATAAAAAGTGATCATTTTTAA